The sequence CTGAAGGGGCCGCTGGTGGCATTGGCTCCCGATCTGGCGGCGAATCTGCGCCCCTGCGGCTATGCGATTCTCTCCGGGATCCTGAACGAACAGGCCGATGATGTGGTCGCGGTTTATGCTCAGAACGGCATCAATCTGGACCAACGGGACGAAATTGGTGAATGGACAACGTTACTTCTGCGTAAAGCGGGCTGATTGACTTAAGTTTGCGGCGAATTTGAATGGTTTGCCGCATTTTCGCCTCATTTCGAGCCAAGAATAAGCCATCCGCTGGTGGGGGCCAGTTCGGAGGCTCGTAATGGGCGAACATCGTGATCAGTTCCAGGCGCGTTTGAAGCAGATCAACCGCAAGCATGAAGCCTTGTCTGGGGGCTATTCGGCAAGGCTGCGGGCGGATGGCCTGCTGGTGGTGAACCCGCGCCGGGTGCAATCCCGGATTTCCGCACGCACGCTGATTTTCTTCACCGCGGCGTTCCTGCTGTTCAAGGGCTTCCTGATGGCAGCCCTGGGCTTTGGCAGCTATGACGAGAGGGTGCGGCGGCTTGCGGACGGCAGCGGCCTGGAACGTGCAGGTGCCTTCATCATGCAGGCCGACCCGGTATCCGTCTTTTTTGCACAAAAGATCGGCCCCGTGCTGCGCTGACGGTGCAGTCAGCGGTTTGGCCGCAGAGAGGCCGCCGGCAGGGGGGGGCTGGCGGCCTTTTTCCGTTCTTGCCTGATCAAGCGGGATCTTGCGGGGCAGGCAACAAAAAACGCCGCGGCCTTTTCAGGTCCGCGGCGTTTCCCTATTCGCCCCGAGGGAGGAGGCAGGGCTGAAAAAGGGGTCTCAGAAGACGGATTTTCCGCTGGCGACGCTTTCGATGTCGCCGCGGCACATGCCGATGTCGGCCAGTTCGCGGTCGGACAGGCCGGACAGCGCATTGCGGGTCGCGCGGGCGTCGTTCCAGGCGGCGAATGCGCCGGCAGCGCTGGCTACCAGATCGCCGATGCGGCCAAACAGGCCGGTGGAACCATAGGTGGTACGGGTGGTGTCAAAAGCGGCCATATCCTTGTCCTCTGATCTGGTGTTGGCTGTCTTCGCGTTGTTGCGATGGCGGGCATCTAGTGGGGAACATTCAGTGCGGCAAGGCCCGAATTTGCATGTGTCGTATGCAGTTTGCGCATAGCTTAAAGCCTTATAAACAAGGGCTTTCCTTCCGGTCGGCGAAATCGTCGGAAAATGTCGTTCCCGCCTCTGCAGAGGGTCGGTTTCAGACCTCGGCGGCGCCGCTTTGCAGCATTCGGATGAGGGAAAGCAATTGGACATGTTCGCGTTTTGTGCTAGCCGTTGGAAAAATAATTTTCGGACAAGCAGGCAGGGGCCGGGCACATCATGCGGATTTTGGGAATTGATCCGGGGTTGCGGAACCTCGGATGGGGCGTGATCGAATCGCGCGGCACCAGGCTGAGCCATGTTGCCAATGGCGTCTGCACCTCCGACGGCGATGACCTGGGCGAGCGGCTGCTGTCGCTGCACAACCAGGTCACCGAGATCATAGAGGCTTTTGCCCCCGACCAGGCGGCGATCGAACAGACCTTCGTGAACAAGGACGGCGCGGGCACTCTGAAACTGGGCCAGGCGCGCGGCGTGGCGCTGCTGACGCTGGCCAAGGCGGGGCTGCCGGTAGGCGAATACGCCCCCAACCGGGTCAAGAAAACAGTGGTGGGCGTAGGCCATGCCGAGAAGGAACAGGTCATGCATATGGTCAAGCTGCAGCTGCCGGGCTGCCTGCCCAAAAACGCCGATGCGGCGGATGCGCTGGCGATTGCCATCTGCCACGCCTATTACAGGGGCACGCAGCAGCGCCAGCTGAAGGAGAAACGCGCATGACGGGCAGGCAGGCATGATTGGCAAGCTGACAGGGCGGCTCGACTACCGGGCGCAGGATCACGTGCTGATCGACGTGCGCGGCGTCGGCTATATCGTCTATTGCTCCGACCGCACCATGGCGGCGCTGCCGGGCACGGGGGAGGCTATCGCGCTTTATACCGACATGGTGGTGCGCGAGGATCTGATGCAGCTTTACGGCTTCACCTCGCTGGTTGAAAAGGAATGGCACCGCCTGCTGACCTCTGTGCAGGGCGTCGGCGCCAAGGTCTCGCTGGCCATTCTCGGCGCTCTGGGGCCGGACGGGGTGAGCCGCGCGATTGCCCTTGGGGACTGGGCATCGGTGAAGGCGGCCAAGGGCGTCGGCCCCAAGACGGCACAGCGTATTGTGCTGGACCTCAAGGACAAGGCGCCAGGCGTGATGGCGATGGGCGGCACGGTTGTGGATGCGATGGACGGCCCGGGGCTGGAGGTGGTTGACGATGCCGATCCCGGACCTGCCGCCAAACCGGCCCGAAAGGCGCCTCCGAAGAAACCCTCAGGGGCAGCGGCTGCCTCTGCCGGGGCGCTGTCGGCCTTGGGCAACCTGGGCTATGGTCCCTCGGATGCGGCTGCTGCGGTTGCCGAGGCTGCGGCGACCTATCCGGACGCGGATGAAGCAGAGTTGATCCGCGCCGCGCTGCGCCTGCTGGCGCCGAAGGGATAAGAAAATGCCTGCAAGCATATGCGAGATTTTGGATAGGGCGGCGCCCGGCCCGGCCTGTCGGCCGGGCCGATCTGCAGAAAAGTTGAAGCACGCGGAGTACCGCAGATGATTGACGCCGACCCCGCCCTGCGCCCCGAACCGCTGCCGGAAGACAGCGCTGCGGAAAACGACCGCGCCCTGCGTCCCCAGGGCCTCGGCGAATTCATCGGCCAGGCCGAAGCCCGCGCCAACCTGCGTGTCTTCATCGAAAGCGCCCGCCGCCGCGGCGAGGCGATGGACCACACACTGTTTCATGGCCCGCCGGGCCTCGGCAAGACCACTCTGGCCCAGATCGTCGCCCGCGAGCTGGGGGTGAACTTCCGAATGACCTCCGGCCCGGTGCTGGCCAAGGCCGGCGACCTGGCGGCGATCCTGACCAACCTCGAATCCCGCGACGTGCTGTTCATTGACGAAATCCACCGTCTGAACCCGGCGGTGGAGGAAGTGCTCTACCCGGCGATGGAGGATTTCGAGCTGGACCTGGTGATTGGCGAAGGCCCCGCCGCGCGTACCGTGCGTATCGAGTTGCAGCCCTTCACCCTTGTCGGCGCCACCACCCGCATGGGCCTGCTGACCACGCCGCTGCGCGACCGGTTCGGTATTCCGACCCGGCTGCAGTTCTACACAATTGATGAGCTGTTTGAGATTGTCAGCCGCAACGCCCGCAAGCTGGGCGCGCCGGCCGATGACGCCGGCGCCCGCGAGATCGCGCGGCGCGCCAGGGGCACCCCCAGGATCGCCGGGCGGCTCCTGCGCCGCGTGGTGGACTTCGCGGTTGTCGAGGGCGATGGAACCATCACCCGCGAGTTGGCCGATGGCGCGCTGACCCGGCTGGGGGTGGACCAGCTGGGGCTCGACGGGGCCGACCGGCGGTATTTGAAGCTGATCGCGGAGAATTACGGCGGCGGGCCGGTGGGGATCGAAACGATTTCGGCCGCCCTCAGCGAGAGCCGCGACGCGCTGGAAGAAGTAATCGAGCCATATCTTTTGCAGCAGGGGCTGATCCAGCGCACCCCGCGCGGCCGGATGCTGGCGCAAAAGGCCTGGACCCATTTGGGAATGGCGCCGCCGCGCAGCCAGAACGACCTGTTCGGGTAAAAGCAGCGCGCACCACCATAAGTTGTGTCAGTGATGCTGCCCAAATGTTTCGCGCGCGAAACATTTGGGCAGGATGACTGACCTATTTGCGAGGCACCGATTTCTATTCCAGGCAGGCGCTCCCGCCCACCGCCAGCCCATCACAGATGGGCCTGCGCCTGTTGGGCGTGGCGCCGCGCTCACGCGCGGCGCAGCTGCGCTCAATCCGGGCCTGCGCCGCGTCAGCGGCGCCGGGCCCAAGGCTGCTGCCGGCGGCCTGGCGCAGCCAGGAGGCCGGGCAGGCGCGGGAGCCGCCCCCTTGCCGCCGCGCGGCGCAGACGGCATAGACAGGGCAGGACCAAGGAGACGCCCATGACCGCCCAGCTGCCAGACCTGACGCCGGAGCAGATCGAAGCCCTGTTCACCCGCCACGACGGCTCTTACGCCTTTGCCCGCTGGGGGCGGCCTGTGGCGCCGATTGTGTTCGGGGTGCAGGATGAGACGCTGAAAACCGTC is a genomic window of Leisingera caerulea DSM 24564 containing:
- the ruvC gene encoding crossover junction endodeoxyribonuclease RuvC; this encodes MRILGIDPGLRNLGWGVIESRGTRLSHVANGVCTSDGDDLGERLLSLHNQVTEIIEAFAPDQAAIEQTFVNKDGAGTLKLGQARGVALLTLAKAGLPVGEYAPNRVKKTVVGVGHAEKEQVMHMVKLQLPGCLPKNADAADALAIAICHAYYRGTQQRQLKEKRA
- a CDS encoding DUF1127 domain-containing protein; this translates as MAAFDTTRTTYGSTGLFGRIGDLVASAAGAFAAWNDARATRNALSGLSDRELADIGMCRGDIESVASGKSVF
- the ruvB gene encoding Holliday junction branch migration DNA helicase RuvB is translated as MIDADPALRPEPLPEDSAAENDRALRPQGLGEFIGQAEARANLRVFIESARRRGEAMDHTLFHGPPGLGKTTLAQIVARELGVNFRMTSGPVLAKAGDLAAILTNLESRDVLFIDEIHRLNPAVEEVLYPAMEDFELDLVIGEGPAARTVRIELQPFTLVGATTRMGLLTTPLRDRFGIPTRLQFYTIDELFEIVSRNARKLGAPADDAGAREIARRARGTPRIAGRLLRRVVDFAVVEGDGTITRELADGALTRLGVDQLGLDGADRRYLKLIAENYGGGPVGIETISAALSESRDALEEVIEPYLLQQGLIQRTPRGRMLAQKAWTHLGMAPPRSQNDLFG
- the ruvA gene encoding Holliday junction branch migration protein RuvA, with product MIGKLTGRLDYRAQDHVLIDVRGVGYIVYCSDRTMAALPGTGEAIALYTDMVVREDLMQLYGFTSLVEKEWHRLLTSVQGVGAKVSLAILGALGPDGVSRAIALGDWASVKAAKGVGPKTAQRIVLDLKDKAPGVMAMGGTVVDAMDGPGLEVVDDADPGPAAKPARKAPPKKPSGAAAASAGALSALGNLGYGPSDAAAAVAEAAATYPDADEAELIRAALRLLAPKG